The Bifidobacteriaceae bacterium DNA window GTTCGGCTTCGGGGATTGCCGCCTCGGTTGCGGCTTCGGGCTCCGGCGCGTCGTCGGTCACGTCCTCGGGGGACGCTTCGGGCTCTGGTGCCGCTTCGGGGGCTGCCGCCTCGGTTGCGGCTTCCGGAAGCGTAGGCTCTGGCTCTGGTGTCGGCTCTGACGCAGAGTCCGCCGCCGCGGGTTCGTTCGGCTCGGGCTCCGGGGCTGGGAGCGGCGCGACGGCATCGTCGGCGTGCGCTAGCTCCGTCGGTTCGGCGGCTGCCTCCTCAGACGCCGGGGGTTCGGGGATGGGCAGGGGAGCGGCGCGGTCGGGCGGGGTGACCGGCGCGGCGCTGGGGTCAGGGGTGGTCACTGTAGTTCAATCCCATCGATCGTCACGGCTATGGCGGGCCGGCCGTCCGTGCCCCCGTCTTCGGTGCCTGAGGCGGCAACGCCCTCGATTGCTTCGAGGCCGGACGTGACATGCCCAAATACACTGTATCCGCCCTGAATGACGCTTTCCTGGTATGTGATGAAAAACTGCGCCCCCTGGGAGTCTTCGGTTCCGGCGCGGGCCATGGCGATGGTGCCGGGGGGATACACGTCGTCCTCGGGCACGTTCTCAAGCGGACCGAACTGATAACCCGGACTGTCCGTGCCGTCGCCGGTCAGCGAACCGCATTGGAGAACGAAGATGCCGTCGGTGGTGAGCCGGTGGCACGACGAGGCGTCGTAGTAGCCGTCGCGGGCCAACTGGACAAAGTTCGCGGTGGCTTGCGGGGCCGCCGCCCCGTCAAGCGTGAACGCGATCTCCCCGACCGACGTTTGCATGGTGCCGGTCCATTCGCGTCCCTCCGCCAACGACGGGTCCGGCACGGCGGTGTAGGTGGCCTTGCCGTTCCCGGGCTCGGTCGGATCGGGTTCCGGCGTGTAGACCGCGCCCGTGTCGGAAGGCGCCGCGGCGGGCTCGTCGTTGCGTCCGGACAGCGCCGAAGTGATGATCACGGCGGCCAGGCCGCCCACCGCCACCGCCGCGACGGTGACCCCGGCGATAATCTGATTCCGCCGCCTACGCTTGGCTTTTGCGATCATGCGCTGCTGGCGAGCGAGCGCCTTACGGCGCTCACGCTCGCGCTGCAAGTTGCGTTTGGCCATCATGCTCGAAGAACCTCCCCAACCTTGACAACTACCGGCGAGCGAAAAGTCTATCGGTACCAGTCCATTACCCTGGAGAGCGCGTCAGCGGGGCTGGCGTCGAGGCCGCCGCGGCGGTGCGCCTCACGGCCGAAACCCGCTGCCTGAATTGTCTGATCTAGCGGAAAGGCGTCCCGATGGCTGCTCGTCCCCGCCCACTGTCCGGGTTCCCCGAATGGCTGCCGTCCGGCCGGGCCGTGGAGCGTCATTTGATCGACACCTTGGCCCGTGTTTTCGCTTTGCACGGCTTTGTGGAGATCGAGACCCGCGCCGTCGAGCCTTTGGGCGACCTGCTGCGGAAGGGAGAGACCTCCAAGGAGGTGTACGTGCTGCGGCGGCTTCAGGACGCCGAGCGCACCGGCTACGACGCGAAAACGCTGGGTCTGCATTTCGACCTGACCGTGCCCCTCGCGCGCTACGTGCTGGAAAACTCCGGTCAGCTGGATTTTCCGTTCAAGCGTTATCAGATTCAGAAGGTCTGGCGCGGCGAGCGTCCCCAGGAGGGGCGTTTCCGCGAGTTCATCCAGGCGGATCTGGACGTGATCGGGTTCGGGGAGCTGCCCTTCCACTACGAGGTGGAATTGCCGCTGGTGATGGCGGAGGCGCTGGCTGCCCTGGGGATTGGGGACTTCCGCGTGTTGGTCAACAACCGCAAAGTCGCGGAGGGCGTCTACCGAGGGCTTGGCTTGGGCGACAACATAGACGGCATTCTGCGTTGGATCGACAAACTCGACAAGATCGGCGCGGACGCGGTGGCCCAAGGCCTGGTCGAGGAGGGCCTGACCGCGGAGCAGGCCGCGGTCGCGCTCGACCTGGCGGCCATCTCGGGGTCCGATCCCGCCCAGGTTGTGGGCGCCGTCCGGCGCCTCGCCGGGAGAGCCGGGGCGGGCGGCCCCCTGCTGGAGGAGGGATTGGCGGAACTCGGCGCTCTCTTGGAGGCGGCCGAGCGACGCCTGCCGGGGATGGTGGTAGCGGATCTGAAGATCGCGCGCGGCCTGGACTACTACACCGGGTCGGTCTACGAGACGGTGTGGTCGGGGCAGGAATCGCTGGGGTCGGTCTGCTCCGGCGGCAGGTACGATTCGCTGGCTCAGGCGGGCAGCCAAACCTATCCCGGCGTGGGGCTGTCGATTGGCGTCTCGCGGCTGGTCAGCCGGGTGCTGGCGCTGGGGCTGCTGGCGCCCAGCCGGCTCTCCCCGGCGGCGGTCCTGGTGGCGGTGGTGGAGGAGGGCAACCGGACGGCATCGGACTCCATCGCCGCGAAACTGCGGGCGCGGGGGATCCCGGCGGACGTGGCGCCGGCGGCGGCCAAGTTCGGCAAACAGTTGAAGTACGCGGACAAACGCGGCATCCCGTTCGTCTGGTTCCCGGGCGTGGACGGACAAGGCGACCAGGTCAAAGACATCCGGTCGGGCGAACAAGTCGACGCGGACGCGGAGTCTTGGGCGCCGCCGCCGGCCGACCTGGGTCTCCGGTTCGTCCGGCCGGGCGGCTAGGATGCTTAGCCGTGCTACGTACTCATAACTGCGGCGAGCTGCGGCCCGGCCAAATCGGTCAAATTGTCACCTTGGCGGGCTGGGTGGCCTCGCGGCGCGACCACGGCGGGGTTGCGTTCATAGACCTGCGGGACGCCTCGGGGGTGGCGCAGGTGGTGATCCACGACGAGGCGACGGCCCACCAACTGCGTTCGGAATTCGTGCTGCAGGTCAAGGGTCTGGTCCGCGAGCGGCCGGAGGGGAACGAGAACCCGGAGCTGCCGACCGGCCAAGTCGAGGTTCTTGCCGAGGACGTGCTGGTGCTGAACCCGTCCAAGCCGCTGCCGTTCCCGATCGACGACCATGTGGAGGTCGGCGAGGAAACCCGCCTGAAGTACCGCTACCTGGACCTGCGCCGGACCAAGCCCGCCGCCGCGTTGCGGTTGCGCTCCGAAGTCAACCGGGTGACGCGGGAGGTGCTGCATGACCGCGGGTTCGTGGAGATCGAGACGCCCACGCTGACACGCTCCACGCCGGAGGGCGCCCGCGACTTCCTGGTGCCGGCCCGCCTTTCACCGGGCCACTGGTACGCGCTGCCGCAGTCCCCGCAGTTGTTCAAGCAACTCCTGATGGTGGCGGGCATGGAGCGGTACTTCCAAATAGCGCGCTGCTACCGCGACGAGGACTTCCGTGCCGACCGCCAACCGGAGTTCACGCAGCTTGACGTTGAGATGTCGTTTGTCGACCAGGATGACGTGATCCTCTTGGCGGAGGCGGTCTTGCGGGCCGTGTGGCGGCTGATCGGCTACGAGATCCCGGCCATTCCCAGGCTGACCTACGCGGAGGCGATGCGGCGCTTTGGCTCCGACAAGCCGGACCTGCGCTACGGCCTGGAGTTGGTTGAGTTGGCGGAGTACTTCGCGTCGACGCCGTTCCGGGTGTTCCAAGCGCCCTATGTGGGGGCCTTGGTCATGCCCGGGGGCGCCGCCCAGTCGCGGCGGACGTTCGACGCCTGGCAGGACTGGGCCAAGCAGCGGGGCGCGCGCGGGTTGGCGTATGTCACCATTTCCGAATCCGGCGAGCTTGGCGGTCCGGTCGCGAAAAACATTTCCGATGCCGAACGGGCCGGTTTGGCCGCTGCGGTGGGCGCCCAGCCCGGCGACTGCGTCTTCTTCGCGGCCGGGGCGCCGGGGCCGTCCCGCGCGCTGCTGGCCGCGGCCCGCGCCGAGATCGCGGCGCGTCTGGGCCTGGCCCGCGAGGGGGAGTGGTCCTTCGTCTGGGTGGTCGACGCGCCGCTGTTCAAACCGGTCGGCGAGGACGACGACGTGGCGGTGGGCGGCGGCGCCTGGACGGCCGTGCACCACGCCTTCACCAGCCCCACCCCGGAGTGGATCGAGCGCTTCGAAGAAGACCCGGGCGCGGCCCTCGCCTACGCCTATGACATTGTGTGCAACGGAAACGAGATTGGTGGCGGGTCGATCCGGATCCACCGCGCGGACGTGCAGCAGCGTGTCTTCCAGGTGATGGGCATTGGCCCGGCCGAGGCCCAGGAGAAGTTCGGCTTCTTGCTTGACGCCTTCCAGTTCGGCGCCCCGCCGCACGGCGGGATCGCCATGGGCTGGGACCGGATTGTGGCCCTGCTATCCGGCGCGGATTCGATCCGCGACGTGATCGCGTTCCCGAAGTCCGGCGGCGGCCTGGACCCGCTGACCGGCGCCCCCGCGCCGATCACACCCCTCCAGCGCAAGGAAGCCGGCGTCGACTTCAAGCCGAAGGCTGACTGACCGGCCTCTCGCTACTCCAACAGCAACGCGACCAGCGGAGCCGGCACGGCCCAAACCGAATTGGTGGTGTCCAGCACGCTCTTGGTCGCCACCAGGCCCCGTCCATACTTGCCCGCCAGCGGTCGCGATTCGCCTTTCCAGCCTGCGCCCACCCATTTCGATTCGATTGGCACGGACCAGGCCATGTCTACCCCTGCCGGCACTCGCGCAGGCGCCAGGTCGATTTCGCCTCCAGACGCGGTGCGGGCGAAGCCAATTGTGTCGTCGTCGGACCACCGCCCTTGGTCCAGCGAATCGATCCGGCGTGCGAGGGACACTCCAAGAGCCGCTTCCGTCAGCTTGGTGAAATCAGGGGCGGGCAAACCCGCGCTGACCATCGATGGCAGCCACGCAAGGATCGGATCGGTCAGATAGACCTTATGCTGCGACCCGTTCACAATGCGCCCTGAGTCCGCGCGTTGATGGCAGCGCAGCGCCGCGTACGACCTGACCATACGGGCCAACCGCCGTTCCAACGAATTGCGACTGCCGTAGTTCAGCTCCTCCGCCAGGTTGGTCATGTTGAGCGGGCTGGTCATCCGGTCGGCCAGTTCGACCAGCAGCAGCGGGATCGACTCGCGGGACGCATCCTCGTCAATGTCGGTGCGGAGCCACCCCATCAGATCCTCGGCGAACGCTCCGCTGACCGCCCCGGTGGCGGAGTGCTCCGCCACAGCGCGCGGGAATCCGCCGCAAGTCAGGTAGTCCTGCCACGCCAAGTCGTAGTCGTCGACGCTATAGATGGCGGCGGCCAACTCGCGGTGGACCGCACTGGACGCCAACTCGCTTGGGTGCACCCGTTCCGGGCGCTCCAAGCCCGGCTTGACGGCCGCCAAGTAGTCCCGGAACGACATCGGCATCAATTGCCGGATCCGGCGCCTGCCGCCCGAACCGGCCCTCCCGGCCATCAGGTCGCCGTGGATTTGGGAATTGCCCGCCCATCTGCTCCCGGTGGCCACAACCGTGTCCGCGCCGAAGCTGGAAAGATCCCGGGCTTGTTTCAGGACGCCGGTCCACCCCGGCACGGCGGTCACCTCGTCAAAGAACCAAATCCGGCGAAGCTCCCCGGCGGAGTCAGCGGACGCCGTCAACGCGCGGGCCAGCGTCAGGGTGCGACGCAGGTCGCGTTCCCGCATTCCCTCGCAGGAAATGTGGATAATCTGCCGCGGATCGATCTCCGGGCGGGAGCAGAGCGTCGCGATGGCGTCAATGAGGGCCACAGACTTTCCGACCCGGCGCGGCCCGGTGAGCACGACCAAGCTGTCGTCGAGCGGCTCGGTCGCTATGTCGGACAGCACAGTCGGCCGGTAGCCAAGGTCGAAGTCCGCGCGCCCCCTCAGCAGGCGGTGGTAAGGCATCCACGCGCTGCGGTCCCCGCCCCGTGCGGCGGCCGCCCACCAGGGGTTGGAGGCCACCAGAATCTGGCGGATTTCATCGTCTCGCATTCCTCAAGCATAGCCGGGCGGAACAAAAGGGGAGGGGTTTTGATGCGGCGGCGGAACAAAAGGGGAGGGGTTTTGATGCGACGGCGGAACAAAAGGGGAGGGGTGTGGAACGGAGAACGATGCCGTGGGGCGGCCCGACGGCATCGGCGGCGGGCGTTTTAGTGCTTTAGCGAGAGCCTGTCGTGGAGGCGGGCGAGCGGGCCCGGCGCCCACCAGTTCCACTTGCCCAAGATCGACATGGTGGCCGGGACCAGGAGCATCCTGACCAGGGTGGCGTCGAGGAAAACGGCCAGGGCCAGGCCCAGGCCGATCTCTTTGATGATGACCAGGCGGCCGGCGGCGAAACCCAGGAAGACCATGACGATGATCAGCGCCGCGGAGGTGATGATGCGGCCGGAATGCTGCAAGCCTTCGCTGACCGACAATTGCGGGTCGTGGTTGGAGTCCCAGGACTCCTTGATCCGGGAGATCAGGAAGACCTCGTAGTCCATCGCCAAGCCGAAGCCGAAGATCAAGAGCAGCACCAAAATGTAGCTCTCAATCCCGTTCACGGCGGTGAAACCGAGCACGGAGCCGAGATGCCCGCCCTGGAAGATCCACGTGACCAAGCCCAGGCAGGCGAGCAGGGACAACCCGTTCGTGATCAGCGCCTTGAGCGGGATCAGGATGGAACCGGTGAAGAGGAACAGCAGAATGAACGCGGCCGCCACCACAATGCCGAGGGCGACCGGGCCGCCTTTGGCCAGTTTGTCCTCGAAGTCAGCCAGACGCGCGGCCGGGCCGGTGACGTGGATTTCGAAGTCCTGCGGGGCCAGGGACCTGATCTTCTTCACCGCCGCGCGCGCCTCCGGGCCCTCCGGATCCTCGGCGGTGACGGCCAGGACCACTTCCACGTAGCCGTCGCGTTGAATCGCGGCCGAGCCTTCGGTTTGGCCGCCCGCCGCGCCCGCGTCGGCCTTCTCCAACTCGGTCCCCTTGATGGAGTCGAGCTTGTCTTGGGCGAACTTCTCGGTGTCCGGCAGACTGCCGGTTGAGATCACCTGGATGGAGTCGACTCCGGACAGGGGGTAGTTGTCCTCCAACTCGTCCAGGAAGGCCCGTTGCGGGGAACTCGACGGCAGCAACTCGACCGTCGAGTTGCGCAACTCCAAATCGCGGATGGGCAGCGCCAGAAGAATCAACACGGCCACCACGCCGCCCATCACCCACCACGGGCGCTTCTGGACGGCGCCGGCCAGCTTGGAGAAAACGCCGGTGTCCGGTGACACGTCTGAGGCGCGGGCGTACAGGAACGACAACACGGGAACCCGGCTGAGCCACGACGGCCGGATCAGGCGGTGTCCGGCCAGCATCAGCAGACCGGGCACAAGGGTGGTGGCGGTGCCCAGCGCCAACAGCACCACGATCAACCCGGCCAAGCCAAAGGTGCGCAAAATGGACGCGTCGAAGGCCATCAGGCCGGCCACGCAGACCGCGATTGTCAACGCGGAATAGAAGACGGTCCGCCCGGCCGTGGTGACGGTGGCCCGGACGCCGCCCGCGACCGCGGTCTTGACCTGGGCATGGTCTTGGAGGTCGTCCGCCCCCAGGCGGCGCACCTCCTCGCGGAACCGGGAGACGACCAGCAGGCCGTAGTCGATCGACAGGCCGACTCCCACCAGCGAGATCACGTTGATCACCGACGTGTGGATGTCGGTCACGTAGGTGAAGCCGAAAACAACGCCCATGCAGGTGAGGATCGAAGCCAGCGCGCCCACCACCGGCATGGCGGCGGCCAGGAACCCGGCGAAGACAAGCACCATCACGATCAGCGCCACCGGCAGGGAGATGAATTCGCCCAACTCCAAGTCGTGCTTCATGTCGTCGATGATCTCCGTCAAGATCAGATGCTCCCCGCCCACCAGCACTTTGACGCCGTCGACGGCTTTGGGCAGTTCCTCCGCAGCCTGGTGAAGCCGGGACACCACGGCCGTGACCGCGCGATCCTCCTCCTCTTCCGTGAGGTCCTTGGCTATGTCAACCGTCAGCAGGAAGCCGTCCTGGTCTTTCGCCACCAGACCCCGCACCAGCGGATTGGCCAGCGCGCACTGGGCGGCTTTGGGGCTGGTCGGCGCGAGTTCCGGGTCGCCGCAGAAAGAGGGGTTCAGCGGGTCGATCACCAGCGGATACGCGTTCTCGCCGGGATTCGTGGCAATGCCGTCGATCTTTGACAGCTCGCTTCTCACGTCTGCCAATTCGGAGCCGATGATCCCCACCGCCGCCGTGTCGGCGAGGTCCAGCCCGCTGACCGCCATTGTCACCGATTGCGACTCCGTGGCGCCCGCCTCGATCAGCGCGTCGGCGGTTGCGGAGTCGGAGTCCGTGGCCTGGGGGGCGCCCGAATTGACCCGGTCGAACAGGCCTTCCCCGGTCACCCCGAAGACCGCCAAACCAAACCCGCCTGCCGTCACCGCCGCCCATGCGACCACCGTGATCAGCGGATGGCGGATGATGCCGTTGGCCAGGTGCATGAACACGGGTTCAAGGCTATTGCATTCGGGAAGACCGTTTCAGGGGGCACCGGTGGAGGCCACGCCCCGTCCCGGCGGGCAAGCCGCGCCGTCCGGCCTTCCCGCCGTCCGGCCGCCAGCCCCTAGGCTTGGCCCGTGGATCTGTTCGACTCCGCACTGGCTTCGCCGGCCACGGGCGAGGTGGACCCGAGGGCGCCCCTGGCCGTGCGCATGCGCCCGCGCAATCTGGACGAGTTCACCGGGCAATCCCACCTGCTGGCGCCCGGTTCGCCCCTGCGGCGGCTGATCGAGCCGTCGGCGGCGGGCGGCGGCGGCCGCTCGGTGCCGTCCTCCGTCATCTTGTGGGGGCCCGCCGGCAGCGGCAAGACCACGCTCGCGTACCTGGTGGCGCGCGGTTCGGGGCGCCGGTTCACCGAATTGAGCGCGGTGTCCGCCGGGGTCAAGGACATCCGCGCCGTCTTGGAGCAGGCCAGACGGTCGCTCGCCACCGGGGAGGAGACGGTCCTGTTCATTGACGAAGTCCACCGCTTCTCCAAGGCACAGCAAGACGCCCTGCTCCCGGCCGTGGAGAACCGCCTGGTCACACTGGTCGCCGCCACCACGGAGAACCCGTCCTTCTCCGTCATCTCGCCGCTCCTGTCGCGGTCGCTGCTTTTGACGTTGGAGCCTTTGGGGGACGACGCGATTGGCGAACTGGTCGACCGGGCGCTGACCGACCCGCGTGGCCTGGACGGCACCGTGTCTTTGACCGAGGCGGCGCGGACCGCCCTGTTGCGTTTGGCCGGCGGCGACGCGCGCCGGGCGCTGACCATCTTGGAGGCGGCCGCCGGAACGGTCGCCTTGGGCAAGGACCAGGCCGTGGTCGACTTGGCGGAGATTGAACGCGCGATCGACGTGGCCGTGGTCCAATACGACCGCGAGGGCGACCAGCATTACGACGTCACCAGCGCCTTCATCAAGTCCATTCGCGGCAGCGACGTGGACGCCGGCCTCCACTACTTGGCCAGGATGATCCAGGCTGGGGAAGACCCGCGCTTCATAGCGCGGCGTCTGATCATCTTGGCGGCAGAGGACGTCGGCATGGCCGACCCGTCGGCTTTGCTAACGGCGGTGGCCGCCGCCCAAGCCGTCCAGATGATCGGCCTGCCGGAAGGGCGCATCCCGCTCGCGGAGGCGGTGGTCCACCTCGCCACCGCGCCCAAGTCGAACGCGGTCTACGTCGCCATCGACGCGGCGTTGGCGGATGTCCGGGCGGGGCGCGCCGGCCCGGTTCCGAAGCACCTGCGGGACGCGCACTACCCCGGCGCGGGCGGCCTGGGCCATGGCGAGGGCTACCAGTACGCGCATGACGCCCCGCACGCGGTCGCCCCCCAGGTCTACGCCCCGCCCGGGGTGGACGATGCCGTGTATTACCGACCCAGCGACCGCGGCTTCGAGCGCCAGGTCGGCGAGCGCCTGGAATGGGCGCGTTCGATCCTGCGCTCCGCCCGCCCGGATTCGCCCTGACGGTTTCGTCAGGCGGTGATGGCCTGAACCGCCTGGTCCGCCTCGTCCACCAGGGCGCGGCTGGCGGCCTCGGCGGCGGCCCCGTCCCCGGCCGTGATCGCTGCCGCGATGTCGCCGTGGAGGCGCAGCGCGGCCGGGTTGGCGGTCGAGGGCATCAAGGACTGCTCGGTCCGCCCCCGCAGGACCGCCTCCACCACCCCGCCCAGCGCGGCGAACATGGGATTGCCGGAGGCGGTCAGCAAAGCGCGGTGGAAGCGGATGTCGGCTTCAAGGTACTCGGCGCCCGTCGCCTGGCGGGAGTGGGCCACCAGGCTGATGGCCGCCTCGGTCAGGGCCGCCCATTGCTCCGGCGCGGCCTGGGCGGCGGCCAGGCGGGCCGCGGCCGGTTCGACGGCCGCCCGCAACTGCGACAGGTGGTGCAATTGGGCGGCCGTGTCCGGGCCGCGCAAGCGCCAGGCGATCAGTTGGGGGTCGAAGGCGTGCCACCGTTCCGGCGGGTTGACGACGGCGCCAAGCCGCCGTCGGACGGTCACCAGGCCCATCGACTCCAGCACGCGGACCGCCTCCCGCGTGATGGTGCGGGAGGCCTTTTCCGTGGTCACGCCGTCATCCAAGGCGATTCGGCTGCCCGGCGGGTAGGCCCCCGCGACTATGCCCATGCCCCAGGCGTCCAGAACGCGATTGTGAAGCGACACCGCATCGGCCATGCGTCAATTGTCGCACATATGGGAGTTGACGCTGGAGAAGGACCGGCGCGACCCGTAGGGACCGGCGATGTGACATACATCACGGCGGGACTACTTGACATAAGGATGCCAAATGAGCCATGCTGTACGGAGAGCGTAATCCAAAGTGGGAGAGCGTTCGCAAGATAGCTCCGACCGTTCCCGCGCCGTCGCGGTGAACCGGCCCACAATTGCATCAACATCCATTCCCTCGAGAGCCAAAGGACACTGATGTTCACAAGCACACTGGCCGGACCGGCCCTTTTAGCGGCCGATGCCACGGCCAAAGCCCAACTTGACCAAGGCCGCCTGATCGCGTTCGCGGTCATCGGCATAGGCCTCCTGGTGGCCTTGATCACCTGGCTGAAGATCCACCCGTTCGTCGCCCTGTTGATCTCGGCCCTCGTGATCGGGATTGGCGCCGACTACGGCGCGGCCGCCACGATCACCTCCTTCACGGCGAGCTTCGGCAAGACCATGGCCGACGTGGGCATCCTGGTGGGGCTTGGCGCCATGTTCGGGAAGCTGCTGGCGGATTCTGGCGGCGCCGACCGCATAGTCGAGACCCTGGTGGCTCATTCCTCGAAGCGCTCGCTGCCCTGGACCATGGCGCTGGTCGGCGCGTTGATCGGCCTGCCCATGTTCTTCGAGGTCGGCCTGGTACTGCTCATCCCGGTCATCCTGTTGGTGACCAAACGGTCCAAACTGCCGCTCATGCGCATCGCGATCCCCACCTTGGCGGGCCTCAGCGCCATGCACGGCCTGGTCCCGCCACACCCCGGTCCCCTGGCGGCTCTCGCCAACTTCGAGAACGGCAACCTCGGCTTGACCTTGATGTTCGGCGTGCTGGTGGCCATCCCGACCGTCATCATCTCCGGCCCGCTGTTCTCCATCCTCGCGGCCCGCTGGGTCCCGGTCGGCGTGCCCGCCTCCATGAACGCGCTGATCGGCGCGTCCAGCCCGGACGGTCTTGGCGACGATGCCGAGCCGGCGGCAGAGGTGACCACGTCGCGGCCGTCGTTCGCGGCATCGGTCACCTGCGTGCTGCTGCCTGTGGTCCTAATGCTGGCCAACGCGATCTACGAGATCGCCAACCCGGACCCGGCGGACGGCGACTGGTTCGGCGCCTTCCTGGGCTTTGTCGGCAAACCGACCGTGGCCCTCGCGATCGCGCTGCTGGCGGCCATGGTGGTGTTGGGGCGCGGCGGCAAGATGCCGTGGTCCAAGGTCAATGAGTCGACGGCGGCGGGGCTGCCCGCCATAGCCGGCATCATCCTGATTGTGGGCGCCGGCGGCGGCCTCAAAGGCGTGCTGGTGGACACGGGGATAGGCGACGTCATCGCGAAGTTCGTGGAGGACTCCGCCATCCCGATCACGCTGCTGGCGTGGCTGGTCGCCGTGATTGTGCGGATCGCGACCGGCTCCGCCACCGTCTCGATCGTCACCACGGCGGGCATCCTGGCCCCCGCCGCGGCCGGGCTGGGGGGCGCCGAGGTCGCCTTGCTGGTGCTCGCCATCGGCGCCGGGTCTGTCTTCTTGTCCCACGTCAACGACGCGGGCTTCTGGCTGGTCAAGGAGTACATGGGCGTCTCCGTGGGCCAGAACTTCAAGACGTGGTCGCTGATGGAATGCGTGCTGTCCGTC harbors:
- a CDS encoding peptidylprolyl isomerase; this translates as MMAKRNLQRERERRKALARQQRMIAKAKRRRRNQIIAGVTVAAVAVGGLAAVIITSALSGRNDEPAAAPSDTGAVYTPEPDPTEPGNGKATYTAVPDPSLAEGREWTGTMQTSVGEIAFTLDGAAAPQATANFVQLARDGYYDASSCHRLTTDGIFVLQCGSLTGDGTDSPGYQFGPLENVPEDDVYPPGTIAMARAGTEDSQGAQFFITYQESVIQGGYSVFGHVTSGLEAIEGVAASGTEDGGTDGRPAIAVTIDGIELQ
- the hisS gene encoding histidine--tRNA ligase codes for the protein MAARPRPLSGFPEWLPSGRAVERHLIDTLARVFALHGFVEIETRAVEPLGDLLRKGETSKEVYVLRRLQDAERTGYDAKTLGLHFDLTVPLARYVLENSGQLDFPFKRYQIQKVWRGERPQEGRFREFIQADLDVIGFGELPFHYEVELPLVMAEALAALGIGDFRVLVNNRKVAEGVYRGLGLGDNIDGILRWIDKLDKIGADAVAQGLVEEGLTAEQAAVALDLAAISGSDPAQVVGAVRRLAGRAGAGGPLLEEGLAELGALLEAAERRLPGMVVADLKIARGLDYYTGSVYETVWSGQESLGSVCSGGRYDSLAQAGSQTYPGVGLSIGVSRLVSRVLALGLLAPSRLSPAAVLVAVVEEGNRTASDSIAAKLRARGIPADVAPAAAKFGKQLKYADKRGIPFVWFPGVDGQGDQVKDIRSGEQVDADAESWAPPPADLGLRFVRPGG
- the aspS gene encoding aspartate--tRNA ligase codes for the protein MLRTHNCGELRPGQIGQIVTLAGWVASRRDHGGVAFIDLRDASGVAQVVIHDEATAHQLRSEFVLQVKGLVRERPEGNENPELPTGQVEVLAEDVLVLNPSKPLPFPIDDHVEVGEETRLKYRYLDLRRTKPAAALRLRSEVNRVTREVLHDRGFVEIETPTLTRSTPEGARDFLVPARLSPGHWYALPQSPQLFKQLLMVAGMERYFQIARCYRDEDFRADRQPEFTQLDVEMSFVDQDDVILLAEAVLRAVWRLIGYEIPAIPRLTYAEAMRRFGSDKPDLRYGLELVELAEYFASTPFRVFQAPYVGALVMPGGAAQSRRTFDAWQDWAKQRGARGLAYVTISESGELGGPVAKNISDAERAGLAAAVGAQPGDCVFFAAGAPGPSRALLAAARAEIAARLGLAREGEWSFVWVVDAPLFKPVGEDDDVAVGGGAWTAVHHAFTSPTPEWIERFEEDPGAALAYAYDIVCNGNEIGGGSIRIHRADVQQRVFQVMGIGPAEAQEKFGFLLDAFQFGAPPHGGIAMGWDRIVALLSGADSIRDVIAFPKSGGGLDPLTGAPAPITPLQRKEAGVDFKPKAD
- a CDS encoding AAA family ATPase, which codes for MRDDEIRQILVASNPWWAAAARGGDRSAWMPYHRLLRGRADFDLGYRPTVLSDIATEPLDDSLVVLTGPRRVGKSVALIDAIATLCSRPEIDPRQIIHISCEGMRERDLRRTLTLARALTASADSAGELRRIWFFDEVTAVPGWTGVLKQARDLSSFGADTVVATGSRWAGNSQIHGDLMAGRAGSGGRRRIRQLMPMSFRDYLAAVKPGLERPERVHPSELASSAVHRELAAAIYSVDDYDLAWQDYLTCGGFPRAVAEHSATGAVSGAFAEDLMGWLRTDIDEDASRESIPLLLVELADRMTSPLNMTNLAEELNYGSRNSLERRLARMVRSYAALRCHQRADSGRIVNGSQHKVYLTDPILAWLPSMVSAGLPAPDFTKLTEAALGVSLARRIDSLDQGRWSDDDTIGFARTASGGEIDLAPARVPAGVDMAWSVPIESKWVGAGWKGESRPLAGKYGRGLVATKSVLDTTNSVWAVPAPLVALLLE
- a CDS encoding MMPL family transporter, whose translation is MHLANGIIRHPLITVVAWAAVTAGGFGLAVFGVTGEGLFDRVNSGAPQATDSDSATADALIEAGATESQSVTMAVSGLDLADTAAVGIIGSELADVRSELSKIDGIATNPGENAYPLVIDPLNPSFCGDPELAPTSPKAAQCALANPLVRGLVAKDQDGFLLTVDIAKDLTEEEEDRAVTAVVSRLHQAAEELPKAVDGVKVLVGGEHLILTEIIDDMKHDLELGEFISLPVALIVMVLVFAGFLAAAMPVVGALASILTCMGVVFGFTYVTDIHTSVINVISLVGVGLSIDYGLLVVSRFREEVRRLGADDLQDHAQVKTAVAGGVRATVTTAGRTVFYSALTIAVCVAGLMAFDASILRTFGLAGLIVVLLALGTATTLVPGLLMLAGHRLIRPSWLSRVPVLSFLYARASDVSPDTGVFSKLAGAVQKRPWWVMGGVVAVLILLALPIRDLELRNSTVELLPSSSPQRAFLDELEDNYPLSGVDSIQVISTGSLPDTEKFAQDKLDSIKGTELEKADAGAAGGQTEGSAAIQRDGYVEVVLAVTAEDPEGPEARAAVKKIRSLAPQDFEIHVTGPAARLADFEDKLAKGGPVALGIVVAAAFILLFLFTGSILIPLKALITNGLSLLACLGLVTWIFQGGHLGSVLGFTAVNGIESYILVLLLIFGFGLAMDYEVFLISRIKESWDSNHDPQLSVSEGLQHSGRIITSAALIIVMVFLGFAAGRLVIIKEIGLGLALAVFLDATLVRMLLVPATMSILGKWNWWAPGPLARLHDRLSLKH
- a CDS encoding replication-associated recombination protein A; translated protein: MDLFDSALASPATGEVDPRAPLAVRMRPRNLDEFTGQSHLLAPGSPLRRLIEPSAAGGGGRSVPSSVILWGPAGSGKTTLAYLVARGSGRRFTELSAVSAGVKDIRAVLEQARRSLATGEETVLFIDEVHRFSKAQQDALLPAVENRLVTLVAATTENPSFSVISPLLSRSLLLTLEPLGDDAIGELVDRALTDPRGLDGTVSLTEAARTALLRLAGGDARRALTILEAAAGTVALGKDQAVVDLAEIERAIDVAVVQYDREGDQHYDVTSAFIKSIRGSDVDAGLHYLARMIQAGEDPRFIARRLIILAAEDVGMADPSALLTAVAAAQAVQMIGLPEGRIPLAEAVVHLATAPKSNAVYVAIDAALADVRAGRAGPVPKHLRDAHYPGAGGLGHGEGYQYAHDAPHAVAPQVYAPPGVDDAVYYRPSDRGFERQVGERLEWARSILRSARPDSP
- a CDS encoding FCD domain-containing protein → MADAVSLHNRVLDAWGMGIVAGAYPPGSRIALDDGVTTEKASRTITREAVRVLESMGLVTVRRRLGAVVNPPERWHAFDPQLIAWRLRGPDTAAQLHHLSQLRAAVEPAAARLAAAQAAPEQWAALTEAAISLVAHSRQATGAEYLEADIRFHRALLTASGNPMFAALGGVVEAVLRGRTEQSLMPSTANPAALRLHGDIAAAITAGDGAAAEAASRALVDEADQAVQAITA